In Mercurialis annua linkage group LG6, ddMerAnnu1.2, whole genome shotgun sequence, the following are encoded in one genomic region:
- the LOC126686162 gene encoding cytochrome P450 71A1-like — MKPQIFLHEWTQLQEILLNPLILSFLVIFSLLFLLKSKKNTSKLNLPPSPPKLPLIGNLHQLSSLPYRSFRTLSNKYGPLMLLHLGQVPTVVVSSVEIAREITKNHDVAFADRPSLTGVGIVFRGCADMAFGPYSDHSREAKKLCVLQLLSQKRVQEFHFIREEEVSKAVEKIRVSSGETINISDMFMGLAHNILSRTAFGSIYDDENNGKYKNFGELARRSMKLLSAYCFKDLFPFLGFIDHFSGLIGDLETVSKELSDFFNRVIEDRESLMNDDEKAEDKKYLIDILLYLRKEGLELDLSKDNLKAILMDMFVGGIDSTAALMEWMMAELMKNPRIRKKAQEEIRRVVGKNSKITQTDINKMVYLRCIMKEIVRFHASAMMPKQTSASVKLQGYDIPAKTRVLINTWQIQRDPSLWDDAEEFAPERFLECSDETNKKLLFSFGSGRRGCPGLAYAYAEVEYVLANLLYLFDWELPDGENAEDLDMSEVYTFVIFKKKSLWVVAHPYTS, encoded by the exons ATGAAGCCACAAATTTTTCTCCATGAATGGACCCAATTGCAAGAAATTCTTTTAAATCCCTTAATCCTCAGTTTTCTTGTCATCTTTTCTCTTCTGTTTCTACTCAAATCCAAGAAAAACACCAGCAAACTGAATCTTCCTCCATCGCCGCCAAAACTACCCTTAATCGGAAACCTCCACCAGCTAAGCTCACTACCTTACAGATCATTCAGAACTCTTTCCAACAAATATGGACCGTTGATGCTCTTGCATCTTGGTCAAGTACCGACGGTTGTGGTTTCATCGGTAGAGATAGCTAGAGAAATCACTAAAAATCACGATGTTGCTTTTGCTGACAGACCTTCTTTGACAGGTGTCGGAATTGTATTCAGAGGATGCGCTGACATGGCATTTGGCCCTTACAGTGACCATTCTAGAGAAGCAAAAAAGCTGTGTGTTCTTCAATTGCTGAGTCAAAAACGAGTTCAGGAATTTCATTTCATCAGAGAAGAAGAAGTTTCGAAAGCTGTCGAGAAAATACGCGTTTCGAGCGGAGAAACGATTAATATAAGTGACATGTTTATGGGTCTTGCTCATAATATATTATCAAGAACAGCTTTTGGTTCTATTTATGATGAtgaaaataatggaaaatataAGAATTTCGGAGAATTGGCGCGGAGGAGTATGAAGCTTTTATCAGCTtattgttttaaagatttgtttCCATTTCTGGGATTTATCGATCATTTTAGCGGATTGATTGGAGATTTGGAAACTGTTTCGAAAGAATTAAGCGATTTCTTTAATCGTGTGATCGAAGATCGCGAGAGTTTGATGAATGATGATGAGAAAGCTGAAGATAAAAAGTATTTGATTGATATTCTTCTTTATCTCCGAAAGGAAGGGCTTGAACTTGATCTCTCCAAAGACAACCTTAAAGCTATTCTGATG GACATGTTTGTGGGAGGAATAGACTCAACAGCAGCACTAATGGAATGGATGATGGCAGAACTAATGAAAAATCCAAGAATCAGAAAGAAAGCACAAGAAGAAATAAGACGAGTGGTCGGGAAAAACTCGAAAATAACTCAAACAGACATAAACAAAATGGTCTACTTAAGATGTATAATGAAAGAGATTGTGAGGTTTCATGCATCAGCAATGATGCCAAAACAAACATCAGCAAGTGTTAAGCTTCAAGGCTATGACATACCTGCAAAAACAAGAGTGTTGATTAATACATGGCAAATCCAAAGAGACCCAAGTTTATGGGATGATGCAGAGGAATTTGCGCCGGAGAGGTTTTTAGAATGTTCCGATGAAACTAATAAGAAACTGCTGTTTTCATTCGGAAGTGGACGAAGGGGTTGTCCGGGACTGGCATATGCATATGCAGAAGTTGAGTATGTTTTGGCTAATTTATTGTATTTGTTTGATTGGGAGCTGCCTGATGGTGAAAATGCTGAGGATTTGGATATGAGTGAGGTTTAtacatttgttatttttaagaaaaaatctCTTTGGGTTGTGGCACATCCCTATACTTCTTAG
- the LOC126688294 gene encoding uncharacterized protein LOC126688294 — MYSEFSLFKTYVEKQFFEVLSVLSDLKSAVCLNDHHDHVTEDVAGDVSSLEATQSMLSKKSDDGDHDAVETSKDVFESGTAKEDHVQNDGQDGDKKPEDDSNCIGNVLVTYCIGMDG; from the exons ATGTATAGCGAGTTTTCGTTATTCAAGACCTACGTTGAGAAGCAGTTTTTTGAAGTTTTAAGTGTATTGTCTGATTTGAAGAGTGCTGTGTGTTTGAATGATCATCACGATCATGTGACG gaaGATGTTGCTGGAGATGTTTCATCCTTAGAAGCTACCCAAAGTATGCTATCCAAGAAATCTGATGACGGAGACCATGATGCTGTGGAGACATCTAAAGATGTTTTTGAATCTGGTACAGCAAAGGAGGATCATGTTCAAAATGATGGACAAGATGGTGATAAGAAACCTGAAGATGACTCTAATTGTATTGGGAACGTCTTGGTTACCTATTGTATCGGTATGGACGGATGA